A region of Selenomonadales bacterium 4137-cl DNA encodes the following proteins:
- a CDS encoding ferritin-like domain-containing protein — protein MLTAKELMQLEDFLTMEQTCAKTLNYFANQLQDSQGKQLLQQMAQRDQQNFQTISKHLASGQNLQ, from the coding sequence GTGTTGACGGCCAAAGAATTGATGCAACTGGAAGACTTCCTGACAATGGAACAGACCTGCGCGAAAACCCTCAACTATTTCGCCAACCAGCTTCAAGACAGTCAGGGCAAGCAGCTTCTCCAGCAAATGGCGCAGCGGGACCAGCAGAACTTCCAGACCATCAGTAAACATCTCGCTTCGGGACAAAACCTTCAGTAA
- a CDS encoding spore coat protein, whose amino-acid sequence MVQMSGQNQQSQQGQMSGQSTQISDRDIMQVCLNEAKHMASSLNIYIQEATSEQLRRDYMTVLGEVYSQEKQLFDYMQQKGYYSVKNASPQDITKAQSKFSGQSQQQGMQ is encoded by the coding sequence ATGGTCCAAATGTCGGGACAGAACCAGCAGAGCCAGCAGGGACAGATGAGCGGCCAGAGCACGCAGATTTCCGACCGCGACATCATGCAGGTCTGCCTTAACGAAGCCAAGCACATGGCGTCCTCGCTTAACATCTATATTCAGGAAGCGACCAGCGAACAACTGCGGCGGGACTACATGACCGTCCTCGGCGAAGTCTACAGCCAGGAAAAACAGCTTTTCGACTACATGCAGCAAAAGGGCTACTACAGCGTCAAAAACGCCTCCCCGCAGGACATCACCAAAGCCCAGAGCAAGTTCAGCGGCCAATCTCAGCAGCAGGGCATGCAGTAG
- the deoC gene encoding deoxyribose-phosphate aldolase, with product MDLAKYIDHTLLKADATVEDIARLCEEAAEHRFAAVCVNPVYVDLAAHILAGSGVNVATVVGFPLGATYTAVKVLEMREALQRRADEIDMVMNIAAARSGHWDAVKDDIGQVVAAAEGKTVKVILETAFLTDDEKRRACEAALAAGAGFVKTSTGFGPGGATEDDVRLMRAAVGERAGVKASGGIRTRQQAELMIAAGATRLGTSAGVALLQSS from the coding sequence ATGGACCTTGCCAAATACATCGACCACACCCTGCTAAAAGCCGACGCCACCGTCGAAGACATTGCCAGACTCTGCGAAGAGGCCGCCGAGCACCGCTTCGCCGCTGTCTGCGTCAACCCCGTCTACGTCGACCTCGCCGCCCACATCCTCGCCGGCAGCGGCGTAAACGTCGCCACCGTCGTCGGCTTCCCCCTCGGCGCCACCTACACCGCCGTCAAAGTGCTGGAAATGCGCGAAGCCCTTCAGCGCAGAGCCGACGAAATCGACATGGTCATGAACATCGCCGCCGCCAGGTCCGGTCACTGGGACGCGGTCAAAGACGACATCGGCCAGGTCGTCGCCGCCGCCGAAGGGAAAACAGTCAAAGTTATCCTCGAAACAGCCTTCCTTACCGACGACGAAAAGCGCCGCGCCTGCGAAGCCGCCCTTGCCGCCGGAGCCGGCTTCGTTAAAACCTCCACCGGCTTCGGCCCCGGCGGGGCGACGGAGGACGACGTCCGCCTGATGCGGGCGGCTGTCGGCGAACGCGCCGGTGTAAAGGCTTCGGGCGGGATCCGCACCCGCCAGCAGGCCGAACTCATGATCGCCGCCGGTGCCACCCGGCTTGGCACCAGCGCCGGCGTCGCCCTCCTGCAGTCTAGTTAA
- a CDS encoding Fur family transcriptional regulator, with translation MENRVTAKLREKGFKVTPQRLAIYKVLANSKAHPSAEMIFQQLQPYYPTMSLATVYKTVEILKEIGLIQVLNAGEDSFRYDADISMHPHIRCLQCGRVDDIHEIDIAAFISQVADKTSYRLAGQQFYFYGYCSTCQGKPAN, from the coding sequence GTGGAAAACAGGGTAACCGCAAAGCTGCGGGAGAAAGGCTTTAAAGTCACCCCCCAGCGCTTGGCCATCTACAAAGTTCTGGCCAACAGCAAAGCCCACCCCAGCGCCGAGATGATCTTTCAGCAGCTTCAGCCATATTATCCGACAATGAGCTTGGCGACCGTCTATAAAACAGTGGAGATCCTCAAGGAAATAGGTCTCATTCAGGTGCTCAACGCCGGGGAGGACAGCTTCCGCTACGACGCGGACATCAGCATGCACCCCCATATCCGCTGCCTCCAGTGCGGCAGAGTCGACGACATCCACGAGATCGACATCGCAGCCTTCATCAGCCAGGTCGCCGACAAAACCTCTTACCGCCTCGCCGGCCAGCAATTCTACTTCTACGGCTACTGCTCTACCTGCCAGGGCAAGCCGGCCAACTGA